The following coding sequences lie in one Gouania willdenowi chromosome 5, fGouWil2.1, whole genome shotgun sequence genomic window:
- the cita gene encoding citron Rho-interacting kinase isoform X1: protein MLKFKYVNQGSLKTLPFSSEPISSRSSKLNQVFQGRASLRGQQGGCSVGREEFLEALLLLYQESSSPENMKRPHVAAFFHKFSEVITELRALQPGLHDFDLQAVVGRGCFAEVRVVREKATGEVCALKVMNKNMLRTQENMVFYEEERQILALNSSPWIPQLLYAFQDKDCAYLAMEYLPGGNLMSLLNRYEDQFDEAMAQFYLSELTEAIHAVHQLGYVHRDVKPENILIDRTGHIKLADFGSAARLTANKTVASSALPVGTQDFLAPEVLAAMNGGSHRTYGVECDWWSLGVIAYEMIYGQSPFSESSSTKTIYNILNYQHCLKFPVEPQASKQFVDLVQGLLCDAKDRLGFQRLRCQAFFSNVDWTNLRQVLPPFVPALHAEDDTSNFEEPEQAAPWPASAAQREALPAGFQGQDLPFLGWFFSRALTILTKTESALASVNSPAKTNSMEKKLHLKSKELQDTQDKCHKMEQEITRFQRKMSDLESVLHQKDVELKASETQRSILEQDLATYITECSSLKRSLEEARVEVSREDDKAMQLLHDIREQSNKLQEIKEQEYHAQLEEMQVTIRQLEEDLSAARRRSDLYEAELRDCRQTSEDLKRKAVEYQQRMQKAKEQGKAEVEELLSKLEKTNSEQQVKIQELQDKLSKAVKASTEATELLQNVRQAKERLERDLERLKGKSDSSDTLKRRLRETEEGRKTLENQVKRLEMVERRENKLKDDIQTKSQQIQQMAEKILELEENLRDAQSTAQRMETQLVQKERLYDDKIKVLEAQMKVDLADKESLEAKRAQHEEESRENCKLISEQKATINAMDSKMKNLEQRIAELSEANKLAANSSIYTQKNMKAQEEMISELRQQKFYLESQAGKLEAQNAKLEEHLEKMSQQEQTKRTRLLELESRLREMGLEHEEEKLEIKRQVSELTLSLQERESQISSLQAARLALESQLQQAKTELEETTAEAEEEITALRNHRDDIQSKFDALRDSCSVITDLEEQLTQLSQENAELNRQNFYLSKQLDEASDDREDQLQLSQEVDRLRREVADREMHLNNQKQNIETLKTTCSMLEEQVVELESLNDELLEKERQWEAWRGALEDEKSQAERRTRDMQRLLDNEKQNRLRADQRSSESRQAVELAVKEHKAEILALQQALKEQRLKAESLSDTLNDLEKKHAMLEMNARSLQQKLETERELKQRLMEEQGKLQQQMDLQKSHIFRLTQGLQDALDQTDMLKTERTDLEYQLENIQAVYSHEKVKMEGTISQQTKLIDFLQAKMDQPTKKKKGIFGRRREDVGTTTNGALVQQTQPALPLQYSDMKLALEMERSRCAELEEALQKMRIELHTLREEAAHFKAQEHMAPTTPAQARHQILMSAIVKSPEHQPNPSSLLNPSTRSKETSTPEEKRRVTFEKFGRRVKERMHHNIPHRFTVGLNMRAAKCAVCLDTVHFGRQAATCLECHTLCHPKCSPCLPATCGLPAEYATHFSEALCREKANSPALQVKEASGHVRLEGWMKQPRNAKRGQQGWERKYVVLDGTKLSIYDAEPREDCIKAEEEFELCLPDGEVTVHGAVGASELINTAKSDIPYVLKLESHPHTTCWPGQSLYFMAPSFPDKQRWVAVLESVVAGSRGSREKVDSDAAGVSKRQKNLSPLVQKLLGNSLLKLEGDDRLDINCTLPLTDQIVLVGSEEGLYALNVIKNSLTHIPGLTSVFQIQILKELDKLLMITGEDRALCLVEIKKVKQSLSQSHLPAQPDLNPFIFETVKGCHLFSSGKIDNGTCICAAMPNKITILRHNESLNKFCIRKEIETSEPCSCIHFTGYSIIIGTNKFYEIEMKQYVLEEFLDKNDVTLASAVFAASSHSFPISIIQVTTAPQKDEYLLCFHEFGVFVDSYGRRSRSDDIKWSRLPLSFAYREPYLFVTYFNSLDVIEILGHAALGPHSYAHLDIPNPRYLGPAISSGAIYLASSYQNKLRVICCKGNLTQSQEGGGDLQRSGSGRSPNKRGPPSYNEHISKRLAANPHGDPGTPHRYREARTEFRRDKSPSRPLEREKSPGRMLESRIMGSPGRAMADPRVERSPGRAMADPRLDRSPGRLMDVRRERSPGRFEERQRLHTGSGRTPINPVNKVWDQSSV from the exons GCAATGGAGTACTTGCCAGGGGGTAACCTCATGTCTCTATTAAACCGATATGAGGATCAGTTTGATGAAGCCATGGCTCAGTTTTATCTCTCTGAGCTGACCGAGGCCATTCATGCTGTCCACCAACTGGGTTATGTCCACAG AGATGTCAAACCAGAAAACATTCTCATTGATCGGACCGGGCACATTAAGCTGGCTGACTTTGGATCAGCTGCCAGGCTGACAGCTAACAAAACA GTTGCTAGTTCAGCGTTACCTGTTGGGACGCAGGACTTTCTCGCCCCTGAGGTCCTAGCAGCCATGAATGGGGGCTCTCACAGAACCTATGGGGTGGAATGTGACTGGTGGTCGCTTGGAGTCATTGCCTATGAAATGATCTATGGCCAGTCACCTTTTTCTGAAAGCAGCTCTACCAAGACAATCTACAACATCCTGAACTATCAG CACTGTTTAAAGTTTCCGGTGGAACCTCAGGCCAGTAAACAGTTTGTTGACTTGGTGCAAGGCTTGTTGTGTGACGCAAAAGATAGACTGGGTTTCCAGAGACTCCGCTGTCAAGCATTCTTCTCCAACGTGGACTGGACCAACTTACGCCAAG TTCTCCCCCCTTTTGTTCCTGCGCTGCACGCTGAAGATGACACCTCTAATTTTGAGGAGCCGGAGCAGGCAGCCCCCTGGCCAGCCTCAGCAGCCCAACGAGAGGCTCTGCCAGCAGGCTTCCAGGGCCAGGACCTGCCCTTTCTAGGATGGTTTTTCAGCAGAGCATTGACCATATTAACCAAGACTGA GTCAGCGTTGGCCAGTGTGAACTCTCCTGCCAAGACTAACTCCATGGAAAAGAAACTGCATCTTAAAAGCAAAGAACTACAAGACACTCAAGACAAATGTCACAAG aTGGAGCAGGAAATCACCAGGTTCCAGCGTAAAATGTCTGACCTGGAGTCAGTTCTCCACCAGAAAGATGTGGAGCTCAAAGCTTCTGAGACTCAGAGGAGCATCCTCGAGCAAGACCTCGCCACCTACATTACAGAGTGCAGC AGTCTGAAGCGAAGCTTGGAGGAGGCACGTGTGGAGGTGTCCCGGGAGGATGACAAGGCTATGCAGCTGCTGCATGACATACGCGAACAGAGCAACAagctgcaggaaattaaagagcaA GAGTACCATGCACAGCTGGAAGAGATGCAGGTGACCATCAGGCAGCTTGAGGAGGATTTGTCTGCTGCAAGGCGTCGTAGTGATCTCTATGAAGCTGAACTTCGAGACTGCAGACAAACCAGtgaggatctgaaaagaaaaGCTGTGGAGTACCAGCAGAGAATGCAGAAG gCAAAAGAGCAGGGAAAAGCTGAAGTGGAGGAGCTTCTGTCCAAACTGGAGAAG ACCAATTCTGAGCAGCAGGTGAAAATCCAGGAGCTTCAGGACAAGCTGTCTAAG GCTGTGAAGGCGAGCACAGAAGCCACTGAGCTGCTGCAGAATGTGCGACAGGCTAAAGAAAGGCTGGAACGAGATCTGGAGAGGCTGAAAGGAAAAAGTGATTCCAGCGACACGTTGAAGCGCCGCCTGAGAGAGACAGAG GAGGGCAggaaaactctggaaaaccaAGTGAAAAGACTGGAGATGGTTGAGCGGCGGGAGAATAAGCTAAAGGATGACATTCAGACCAAATCCCAGCAGATCCAGCAGATGGCTGAAAAGATCTTG GAACTGGAAGAGAACCTGAGAGACGCTCAATCAACAGCACAGAGGATGGAAACCCAACTGGTTCAAAAGGAAAGGCTTTATGATGACAAAATTAAG GTGCTGGAGGCCCAGATGAAGGTAGACCTGGCTGACAAGGAGAGCCTTGAGGCAAAAAGAGCGCAGCATGAGGAAGAGTCGAGGGAGAACTGTAAACTCATCAGCGaacagaaagca ACCATAAATGCGATGGACTCAAAGATGAAGAACCTGGAGCAGCGCATTGCTGAGCTGTCGGAGGCTAACAAGCTAGCTGCTAACAGCAGCATCtacacacagaaaaatat GAAAGCCCAGGAGGAGATGATCTCAGAACTTAGACAGCAGAAGTTTTATTTAGAGTCTCAGGCTGGAAAGCTGGAGGCGCAGAATGCCAAACTTGAGGAACACCTGGAGAAGATGAGTCAGCAGGAGCAAACCAAGAGAACTCGTTTGCTGGAGCTGGAGAGCAGGCTGCGAGAG ATGGGTCTCGAGCATGAAGAAGAAAAGCTGGAGATCAAAAGACAGGTGTCGGAGTTAACCCTGTCCCTGCAGGAACGTGAGTCCCAGATCAGCAGCCTGCAGGCTGCTCGCCTCGCCTTAGAAAGTCAGCTGCAGCAAGCTAAGACTGAGCTGGAGGAGACGACAGCTGAGGCTGAGGAGGAGATCACCGCCCTCAGG AATCACCGAGATGACATTCAGAGCAAGTTTGATGCCTTGAGAGATAGCTGCTCA GTGATCACTGACCTGGAGGAGCAGCTCACACAACTGAGTCAGGAAAATGCAGAGTTGAACCGCCAGAACTTCTATCTCTCCAAGCAGCTGGATGAAGCATCTGATGATAGAGAGGACCAGCTGCAGCTAAGCCAGGAGGTAGACCGCCTTAGGAGGGAGGTGGCTGACCGAGAGATGCACCTTAACAACCAAAAACAG AACATTGAAACCCTGAAGACCACGTGCAGCATGTTGGAGGAGCAGGTGGTGGAGCTGGAGTCCCTGAATGATGAGCTTCTGGAGaaggagaggcagtgggaggctTGGAGGGGTGCCCTTGAGGATGAAAAAAGTCAGGCTGAGAGACGCACTAGAGACATGCAGAGACTGCTGGATAACGAGAAGCAAAACAG gCTGCGTGCAGACCAGCGCAGTTCGGAGTCTCGGCAGGCGGTGGAACTTGCAGTGAAAGAGCATAAGGCTGAGATCCTGGCTTTGCAGCAGGCTTTGAAGGAGCAGAGGCTGAAAGCTGAAAGTCTGTCAGACACT CTCAATGACCTGGAAAAGAAGCATGCAATGCTGGAGATGAATGCTCGCAGTCTGCAGCAGAAACTGGAGACCGAGCGAGAGCTGAAACAGAGGCTGATGGAGGAG CAAGGGAAGCTCCAGCAGCAAATGGACCTCCAGAAAAGCCACATTTTCCGCTTGACACAAGGTCTGCAGGATGCTTTGGACCAGACAGACATGCTTAAGACTGAAAGGACCGATCTTGAGTACCAGCTGGAGAATATACAG GCTGTGTATTCTCATGAGAAAGTTAAAATGGAAGGGACAATCTCCCAACAGACAAAACTTATTGATTTCCTCCAGGCCAAAATGGACCAGCCTACTAAAAAAAAGAAG GGCATATTTGGGCGACGACGAGAGGACGTAGGCACTACAACCAACGGAGCACTGGTTCAACAGACACAGCCTGCACTTCCTTTGCAGTACAGCGACATGAAATTGGCTTTGGAGATGGAGCGCTCACGGTGCGCAGAGCTAGAAGAAGCCCTGCAAAAGATGAGGATAGAGCTGCACACTCTCAGAGAGGAGG CGGCTCATTTTAAAGCCCAGGAGCATATGGCCCCTACCACCCCAGCCCAGGCTCGACATCAAATCCTCATGTCAGCTATTGTCAAGTCCCCAGAGCATCAACCCAATCCAAGCAGCCTACTGAACCCCTCCACACGGAGCAAGGAGACGTCCACACCTGAAG AAAAGAGGAGGGTCACATTTGAAA AGTTTGGTCGTCGTGTGAAAGAACGAATGCACCACAACATCCCTCATCGTTTCACAGTGGGCCTCAACATGAGGGCTGCCAAGTGTGCCGTCTGCCTGGACACTGTGCATTTTGGACGGCAGGCTGCCACCTGTCTAG AGTGCCACACTTTGTGTCATCCTAAATGCTCTCCATGTCTCCCGGCCACCTGCGGTTTGCCAGCTGAGTATGCCACTCACTTTTCAGAAGCTTTGTGCCGAGAGAAGGCAAACTCACCTGCACTGCAGGTCAAAGAGGCCAGTGGACATGTACGCTTGGAGGGGTGGATGAAACAGCCCAG AAATGCTAAGCGAGGTCAGCAGGGATGGGAGAGGAAATACGTGGTGCTTGATGGGACCAAACTGTCCATTTATGATGCTGAGCCCAGAGAAG ATTGTATAAAGGCTGAGGAGGAGTTTGAGCTCTGTCTGCCTGATGGAGAGGTGACTGTACATGGAGCAGTTGGAGCCTCAGAGCTCATCAACACGGCTAAGTCAG acATCCCCTACGTGTTGAAGCTAGAGTCTCATCCTCACACCACATGTTGGCCTGGCCAGTCCCTGTACTTCATGGCTCCCAGTTTCCCTGACAAGCAGCGTTGGGTGGCGGTACTGGAGTCTGTTGTTGCTGGTAGTCGTGGTTCCAGGGAAAAGGTGGATTCCGATGCT GCAGGTGTTTCTAAAAGACAGAAGAACCTATCCCCACTGGTTCAG AAACTTCTTGGGAATTCTCTACTAAAACTTGAAGGTGACGACCGCTTGGACATCAACTGTACTCTGCCTCTCACTGACCAA atTGTGTTGGTTGGCTCTGAGGAGGGTTTGTACGCACTGAACGTCATAAAGAACTCCCTGACACACATTCCTGGATTGACCTCCGTCTTCCAGATCCAGATACTGAAAGAGCTTGATAAACTGCTGATGATTACAG GAGAAGACAGGGCCCTGTGTTTGGTGGAGATTAAGAAGGTGAAACAGTCTTTATCACAGTCTCATCTCCCAGCGCAGCCCGATCTCAACCCCTTCATCTTTGAGACTGTCAAAGGATGTCACCTTTTCTCCTCAGGAaag ATTGATAATGGGACTTGCATTTGTGCGGCCATGCCCAATAAAATAACCATTTTGCGACATAATGAAAGCCTCAACAAGTTTTGCATCAGAAAG GAGATTGAAACATCAGAGCCGTGCAGCTGTATCCACTTCACCGGTTACAGCATCATCATTGGCACCAACAAGTTCTACGAGATTGAGATGAAGCAGTACGTTCTGGAAG AGTTCTTGGATAAAAACGATGTGACGCTGGCGTCTGCCGTGTTCGCTGCGTCTTCTCACAGCTTCCCAATCTCCATCATCCAGGTCACCACAGCTCCACAGAAGGACGAGTACCTTCTCTGTTTTCATG AGtttggtgtgtttgtggactCGTATGGACGCAGAAGTAGAAGTGATGATATTAAGTGGAGCCGCCTGCCTCTTTCTTTTG CCTATCGGGAGCCCTATCTGTTTGTGACCTACTTCAACTCTCTAGATGTTATTGAGATCTTAGGACACGCAGCCCTGGG GCCTCACTCGTACGCACACCTGGACATCCCAAACCCTCGTTACCTTGGACCAGCCATCTCCTCCGGGGCGATTTACTTAGCATCGTCCTACCAGAACAAACTTAGGGTGATTTGCTGCAAAGGGAATCTGACTCAGAGCCAGGAAGGAGGGGGAGACCTACAGCGCTCTGGCTCTGGACGCAG CCCAAACAAGCGAGGGCCTCCTTCCTACAACGAGCACATCTCCAAAAGGCTGGCAGCCAATCCTCACGGTGACCCTGGGACCCCTCACCGTTACAGAGAGGCTCGCACAGAGTTTAGACGGGACAAGTCCCCGAGTCGCCCCCTGGAAAGAGAGAAGTCCCCCGGCAGGATGCTGGAGAGCCGAATCATGGGCTCCCCAGGCAGGGCTATGGCCGACCCCCGTGTGGAACGCTCCCCCGGAAGAGCCATGGCCGACCCTCGGCTGGACCGCTCCCCTGGTCGACTGATGGATGTACGCAGGGAGAGGTCACCTGGAAGATTTGAGGAGCGCCAGAGGCTTCATACTGGCTCTGGTCGTACGCCTATAAATCCAGTTAACAAG GTGTGGGATCAGTCATCTGTGTGA